In the genome of Bradysia coprophila strain Holo2 unplaced genomic scaffold, BU_Bcop_v1 contig_232, whole genome shotgun sequence, one region contains:
- the LOC119075606 gene encoding kinesin-like protein KIF21B isoform X3 yields MAEDEMDTSVRVAVRIRPQIPRELIDMCRMCTTVTPNEPQIILGADKAFTFDFVFDTFIQQAEIYNSAVDRLVEGSLKGYNATVLAYGQTGSGKTYTMGTGFETDVHENFEGIIPRAVRHIFAGIERLQQNPYDGNGECLGNIQFSVAAQFMELYNEDIIDLLDPYNKSKVYKIHEDLAGGIAVTGATIKPLNGPTDAMRCLQQGALARTTASTQMNAQSSRSHALFTILIRRQRVISCEESGMPEDDLETLTSKFHFVDLAGSERLKRTGATGERAREGISINCGLLSLGNVISALGDKSKKASHIPYRDSKLTRLLQDSLGGNSQTLMIACISPSDRDFMETLNTLKYANRARNIKNRVQINQDQSSRTISSLRREIAALQLELLEYKQGKRCVDAEGNTSITDAFQESAMLLADNKRMQQRIKAMQETINNLTERNVGLLTNKAVQDWSEAGSDKSVTDLISGYLQEIEKLQARLIESDQMYQQLKKSINSPRNPAFIKAGRSGEMQAELNDLSSDIELKTKLIEQLELSQNRLKIMKQHYEEKLNVLNSKIQNTQQERDQVLANMSMEAGVGGITNSLYDKSDKIKKVRDEYERKISDMQKELRKLQSAQKEHVRQQRELQSQDSQLRTLKNDLFEMKSAKIKLMRKMTEENNRHREEDGRKNKEISKLRKEARKQLNTIKSLEAQQAAKDQILKRRSEQVNALKKDKTKHLSVKAAGRLPNKKNASQAFSARQARIKWESVLRTINRAARSKQAVIELERELERLIAEREDLSRELANVQRRQKIQPTLDLASEEDTLSANLNYIQENITQVQHSIMELEDGKETVNESQALNSMIEDVQTVEEAKFLIEKLSNSAILQTCDIALTNSRLSEREAILNEVQQESQIQQQLLQHVLSNNPSVNISDTFLPHSQYLTSNIAYLQPNNTGIERISEHGNKILPSSPSSRSTSPHPDDSSLKTPKVRRRTALPQDLLFGDVSDKNEMTRSFNQPENSRSFIPLARVPSAPGSLKGLLPMPVNRQTSSKKSASPIFSRKTFDTVTAPVSPRIARKQFLNKASPILDEDVTRTPLALRRLLSREDTDVFSRLGAGQTDPTPGGVIRVTNEKAKLGVPLVCTHVVEGHSSSVLSLLVNDNILYTGSVDRSVKIWDMQHESRPSSLISHPGPIVSLAHDRKTNLLFTACGAFVRVWDNRAGYTKPVKILCSSGSVYTGVSNPGLLQNGESPITALCIGASGNLFSSASDKVRIWDLNSFNCLGKLSGGHQAAVMCVTSWKGENNTDFVATGSKDHYVKVFEVPSNGGLVMPLLHLEPPHYDGVQSLAVTNNALGADAALFSGSRDSGIKRWDLRNGELKQSLNNAHKGWVSGMTISENILLTSCRGGYLRLWNVESCDSLAEIKTDSPINNIVSDRSLIYTAANSGEVRIWRFTNSRGFVS; encoded by the exons ATGGCCGAAGATGAGATGGACACGTCTGTACGGGTGGCCGTTAG AATTCGGCCACAAATCCCACGTGAACTGATTGATATGTGCCGTATGTGCACAACTGTCACACCGAATGAGCCACAAATAATTCTTGGTGCCGACAAAGCATTCACATTCGACTTTGTATTTGATACATTCATCCAGCAAGCTGAAATATACAACAGTGCTGTGGATCGGTTGGTGGAGGGATCGCTGAAAGGTTATAACGCAACAGTGTTAGCCTATGGACAA ACGGGATCGGGGAAAACCTATACAATGGGAACGGGTTTCGAAACAGATGtccatgaaaattttgaaggaaTAATACCAAGAGCTGTACGACATATATTCGCCGGTATCGAAAGATTACAACAAAATCCCTACGACGGAAATGGAGAATGTCTGGGCAATATTCAATTTAGTGTAGCCGCTCAATTTATGGAGTTATATAATGAAGACATTATTGACTTGCTGGATCCTTACAATAAG TCAAAGGTTTACAAGATCCATGAAGACCTTGCTGGTGGTATTGCCGTCACAGGTGCTACAATCAAACCATTAAACGGACCTACTGATGCCATGAG ATGTCTGCAGCAAGGAGCGCTGGCTCGGACAACAGCTTCTACACAAATGAACGCACAATCGTCCCGAAGTCATGCTTTGTTTACCATTTTGATTCGTCGACAGCGAGTGATTTCATGTGAAGAAAGTGGAATGCCAGAGGATGACTTGGAAACTTTAACATCGAAGTTCCATTTCGTCGATTTGGCTGGCTCAGAAAGGTTGAAGCGGACTGGTGCCACAGGTGAAAGAGCCCGTGAgggaatttcaattaattgcgGATTATTGTCTTTGGGCAATGTCATATCCGCATTAGGCGATAAGTCGAAAAAGGCCTCACACATTCCCTACAGAGACTCGAAGCTGACGCGACTGCTTCAAGACTCGTTGGGGGGAAATAGTCAAACTCTTATGATCGCTTGCATTTCGCCCAGTGATCGTGACTTCATGGAAACACTTAACACACTCAAGTATGCTAACCGAGCGAGGAATATTAAGAATCGCGTCCAAATCAACCAAGATCAAAGTTCGCGAACGATTTCGTCGTTGCGCAGAGAAATTGCAGCACTTCAATTGGAATTATTGGAATATAAACAGGGAAAACGATGCGTTGACGCTGAAGGCAATACATCGATAACGGACGCATTTCAAGAATCGGCTATGTTGTTAGCGGATAACAAGCGAATGCAGCAACGGATCAAGGCGATGCAAGagacaataaataatttaacagAACGAAATGTCGGTTTGCTCACAAACAAAGCCGTTCAAGATTGGAGTGAAGCCGGTTCAGACAAATCCGTTACGGATTTGATAAGTGGATATTTACAGGAAATTGAAAAGCTACAGGCTCGCCTTATTGAATCAGATCAAATGTACCAGCAACTCAAAAAATCCATCAACAGCCCGAGAAATCCAGCGTTCATAAAGGCAGGTAGAAGTG GCGAAATGCAAGCTGAACTGAACGACCTAAGCTCAGACATCGaattaaaaaccaaattaaTCGAACAACTGGAATTATCACaaaatcgattgaaaataatgaaacagCACTATGAAGAGAAACTCAATGTtttgaattcgaaaattcagaaCACTCAACAAGAACGAGATCAAGTACTGGCGAACATGTCCATGGAAGCGG GCGTTGGTGGAATTACGAATTCATTGTACGACAAATCGGACAAAATAAAGAAAGTTCGCGATGAGTACGAACGAAAAATATCAGATATGCAAAAAGAGTTGCGCAAGCTGCAATCAGCACAAAAGGAGCACGTAAGACAGCAACGTGAATTACAATCCCAGGATTCTCAATTGCGTACTTTGAAGAACGACCTGTTCGAGATGAAGTCGGCCAAG ATAAAATTGATGCGCAAGATGACTGAAGAGAATAATCGTCACAGGGAAGAGGACGGAcggaaaaacaaagaaatttccaAGCTTCGAAAGGAAGCTCGGAAGCAATTAAATACCATCAAGTCACTGGAAGCTCAACAAGCAGCGAAGGATCAG ATATTAAAACGACGATCCGAACAGGTGAACGCATTGAAAAAAGACAAAACTAAACATTTGAGTGTAAAGGCTGCTGGGCGTCTTCCAAACAAAAAGAACG CGTCACAAGCATTTAGTGCTCGACAAGCTCGAATCAAATGGGAATCAGTTTTACGAACCATTAATCGTGCAGCCCGAAGCAAACAAGCTGTCATAGAGTTGGAACGTGAACTTGAACGACTAATAGCGGAAAGGGAGGATCTAAGCAGAGAACTGGCCAATGTTCAGAGACGACAGAAAATCCAACCGACTCTTGATTTAGCTTCCGAAGAGGACACCCTATCTGCTAATTTGAATTACATTCAAGAGAACATCACTCAAGTACAGCATTCGATAATGGAATTGGAAGATGGCAAAGAAACGGTGAACGAATCTCAAGCGCTGAACAGTATGATTGAGGATGTTCAAACGGTGGAAGaggcgaaatttttgatcgagAAGTTGAGTAATTCGGCAATATTACAGACCTGTGATATTGCTTTAACAAATAGTCGTTTGAGCGAGCGTGAAGCGATATTGAACGAG GTGCAACAAGAAAGCCAAATCCAACAACAACTTCTGCAACACGTTCTATCGAATAATCCGAGTGTGAATATTTCGGATACATTTTTGCCCCACTCACAATATCTAACCAGTAACATAGCTTACCTGCAACCAAACAACACTGGAATCGAACGTATTTCAGAACATGGGAATAAAATTTTGCCAAGCTCTCCGTCCAGTCGAAGTACTTCACCGCATCCAGA TGACTCTTCTTTAAAGACGCCCAAAGTACGACGAAGAACTGCTCTTCCGCAGGATCTCTTGTTCGGCGATGTTTCGGATAAA AATGAGATGACTCGGTCATTTAATCAACCAGAAAACAGCCGAAGTTTTATACCGCTGGCACGAGTTCCGAGCGCACCTGGGTCCTTGAA AGGACTCTTACCAATGCCTGTGAATCGACAAACATCATCGAAAAAATCAGCATCACCAATTTTCTcacgaaaaacatttgacaCCGTAACAGCACCGGTATCACCACGCATCgcacgaaaacaatttttgaataaagcTTCGCCAATTTT AGATGAGGACGTGACACGTACGCCACTGGCACTTCGGCGACTTCTTTCGCGTGAAGACACTGATGTATTTTCACGACTGGGAGCTGGCCAGACCGATCCAACACCAGGAGGAGTTATAAGGGTGACTAATGAAAAG GCAAAGCTTGGGGTTCCTTTAGTTTGCACTCATGTGGTCGAAGGTCATAGCAGTTCCGTTTTATCGCTACTGGTCAATGATAACATTTTATACACCGGTTCCGttg ATCGAAGTGTGAAAATCTGGGACATGCAACATGAATCACGGCCCTCTTCTTTGATTTCTCATCCGGGACCCATCGTTTCACTGGCACATGACCGCAAAACAAATTTACTGTTCACTGCTTGTGGGGCATTTGTCAGAGTTTGGGACAATCGAGCAGGATATACTAAGCCAGTAAAAATTCTTTGCTCATCCGGATCGGTCTACACTGGCGTATCGAATCCAGGCCTACTTCAAAACGGTGAAAGCCCAATAACTGCATTATGTATTGGCGCGTCGGGAAATTTGTTCTCATCTGCATCGGATAAAGTCAGAATTTGGGATTTAAATTC ATTCAATTGCCTTGGTAAATTGTCCGGTGGGCATCAAGCCGCTGTGATGTGCGTTACATCTTGGAAGGGTGAAAATAATACGGATTTCGTTGCTACTGGCTCAAAAGATCACTATGTTAAA GTTTTCGAGGTTCCGTCGAATGGTGGACTGGTGATGCCACTACTGCATTTAGAACCACCGCATTATGATGGCGTACAGTCATTGGCTGTAACAAACAATGCCTTGGGAGCAGATGCTGCCTTATTTTCAGGAAGTCGAGATTCAGGTATTAAAAGATGGGATTTGCGTAATGGTGAATTGAAGCAG TCTCTTAACAATGCTCACAAAGGATGGGTTTCTGGTATGACAataagcgaaaatattttgttaactAGTTGTCGCGGTGGATATCTTCGGTTGTGGAATGTTGAATCATGTGATAGTCTTGCCGAAATAAAAACTGACTCTCCGATCAATAATATTGTATCGGATCGATCTCTCATCTACACGGCGGCAAA TTCTGGTGAGGTGCGGATCTGGAGATTTACAAACTCAAGAGGCTTTGTTAGTTAA
- the LOC119075606 gene encoding kinesin-like protein KIF21A isoform X4, which translates to MAEDEMDTSVRVAVRIRPQIPRELIDMCRMCTTVTPNEPQIILGADKAFTFDFVFDTFIQQAEIYNSAVDRLVEGSLKGYNATVLAYGQTGSGKTYTMGTGFETDVHENFEGIIPRAVRHIFAGIERLQQNPYDGNGECLGNIQFSVAAQFMELYNEDIIDLLDPYNKSKVYKIHEDLAGGIAVTGATIKPLNGPTDAMRCLQQGALARTTASTQMNAQSSRSHALFTILIRRQRVISCEESGMPEDDLETLTSKFHFVDLAGSERLKRTGATGERAREGISINCGLLSLGNVISALGDKSKKASHIPYRDSKLTRLLQDSLGGNSQTLMIACISPSDRDFMETLNTLKYANRARNIKNRVQINQDQSSRTISSLRREIAALQLELLEYKQGKRCVDAEGNTSITDAFQESAMLLADNKRMQQRIKAMQETINNLTERNVGLLTNKAVQDWSEAGSDKSVTDLISGYLQEIEKLQARLIESDQMYQQLKKSINSPRNPAFIKAGRSDDVDVVIGIAKKELEKERETLMSRSLPGIENNANERGENDSDSDSDSESEDCGEMQAELNDLSSDIELKTKLIEQLELSQNRLKIMKQHYEEKLNVLNSKIQNTQQERDQVLANMSMEAGVGGITNSLYDKSDKIKKVRDEYERKISDMQKELRKLQSAQKEHVRQQRELQSQDSQLRTLKNDLFEMKSAKIKLMRKMTEENNRHREEDGRKNKEISKLRKEARKQLNTIKSLEAQQAAKDQILKRRSEQVNALKKDKTKHLSVKAAGRLPNKKNASQAFSARQARIKWESVLRTINRAARSKQAVIELERELERLIAEREDLSRELANVQRRQKIQPTLDLASEEDTLSANLNYIQENITQVQHSIMELEDGKETVNESQALNSMIEDVQTVEEAKFLIEKLSNSAILQTCDIALTNSRLSEREAILNEVQQESQIQQQLLQHVLSNNPSVNISDTFLPHSQYLTSNIAYLQPNNTGIERISEHGNKILPSSPSSRSTSPHPDDSSLKTPKVRRRTALPQDLLFGDVSDKNEMTRSFNQPENSRSFIPLARVPSAPGSLNSIAMFDWFWLIDNGSDSERCCVGVADNSDFVSANCLNCSKSVCI; encoded by the exons ATGGCCGAAGATGAGATGGACACGTCTGTACGGGTGGCCGTTAG AATTCGGCCACAAATCCCACGTGAACTGATTGATATGTGCCGTATGTGCACAACTGTCACACCGAATGAGCCACAAATAATTCTTGGTGCCGACAAAGCATTCACATTCGACTTTGTATTTGATACATTCATCCAGCAAGCTGAAATATACAACAGTGCTGTGGATCGGTTGGTGGAGGGATCGCTGAAAGGTTATAACGCAACAGTGTTAGCCTATGGACAA ACGGGATCGGGGAAAACCTATACAATGGGAACGGGTTTCGAAACAGATGtccatgaaaattttgaaggaaTAATACCAAGAGCTGTACGACATATATTCGCCGGTATCGAAAGATTACAACAAAATCCCTACGACGGAAATGGAGAATGTCTGGGCAATATTCAATTTAGTGTAGCCGCTCAATTTATGGAGTTATATAATGAAGACATTATTGACTTGCTGGATCCTTACAATAAG TCAAAGGTTTACAAGATCCATGAAGACCTTGCTGGTGGTATTGCCGTCACAGGTGCTACAATCAAACCATTAAACGGACCTACTGATGCCATGAG ATGTCTGCAGCAAGGAGCGCTGGCTCGGACAACAGCTTCTACACAAATGAACGCACAATCGTCCCGAAGTCATGCTTTGTTTACCATTTTGATTCGTCGACAGCGAGTGATTTCATGTGAAGAAAGTGGAATGCCAGAGGATGACTTGGAAACTTTAACATCGAAGTTCCATTTCGTCGATTTGGCTGGCTCAGAAAGGTTGAAGCGGACTGGTGCCACAGGTGAAAGAGCCCGTGAgggaatttcaattaattgcgGATTATTGTCTTTGGGCAATGTCATATCCGCATTAGGCGATAAGTCGAAAAAGGCCTCACACATTCCCTACAGAGACTCGAAGCTGACGCGACTGCTTCAAGACTCGTTGGGGGGAAATAGTCAAACTCTTATGATCGCTTGCATTTCGCCCAGTGATCGTGACTTCATGGAAACACTTAACACACTCAAGTATGCTAACCGAGCGAGGAATATTAAGAATCGCGTCCAAATCAACCAAGATCAAAGTTCGCGAACGATTTCGTCGTTGCGCAGAGAAATTGCAGCACTTCAATTGGAATTATTGGAATATAAACAGGGAAAACGATGCGTTGACGCTGAAGGCAATACATCGATAACGGACGCATTTCAAGAATCGGCTATGTTGTTAGCGGATAACAAGCGAATGCAGCAACGGATCAAGGCGATGCAAGagacaataaataatttaacagAACGAAATGTCGGTTTGCTCACAAACAAAGCCGTTCAAGATTGGAGTGAAGCCGGTTCAGACAAATCCGTTACGGATTTGATAAGTGGATATTTACAGGAAATTGAAAAGCTACAGGCTCGCCTTATTGAATCAGATCAAATGTACCAGCAACTCAAAAAATCCATCAACAGCCCGAGAAATCCAGCGTTCATAAAGGCAGGTAGAAGTG ATGATGTTGATGTTGTTATTGGTATAGCCAAAAAAGAGTTGGAAAAGGAACGTGAAACTCTAATGTCTCGTTCTTTACCTGGAATTGAGAACAATGCTAACGAACGTGGTGAGAATGATTCGGATTCGGACAGTGATTCAGAATCTGAAGATTGTG GCGAAATGCAAGCTGAACTGAACGACCTAAGCTCAGACATCGaattaaaaaccaaattaaTCGAACAACTGGAATTATCACaaaatcgattgaaaataatgaaacagCACTATGAAGAGAAACTCAATGTtttgaattcgaaaattcagaaCACTCAACAAGAACGAGATCAAGTACTGGCGAACATGTCCATGGAAGCGG GCGTTGGTGGAATTACGAATTCATTGTACGACAAATCGGACAAAATAAAGAAAGTTCGCGATGAGTACGAACGAAAAATATCAGATATGCAAAAAGAGTTGCGCAAGCTGCAATCAGCACAAAAGGAGCACGTAAGACAGCAACGTGAATTACAATCCCAGGATTCTCAATTGCGTACTTTGAAGAACGACCTGTTCGAGATGAAGTCGGCCAAG ATAAAATTGATGCGCAAGATGACTGAAGAGAATAATCGTCACAGGGAAGAGGACGGAcggaaaaacaaagaaatttccaAGCTTCGAAAGGAAGCTCGGAAGCAATTAAATACCATCAAGTCACTGGAAGCTCAACAAGCAGCGAAGGATCAG ATATTAAAACGACGATCCGAACAGGTGAACGCATTGAAAAAAGACAAAACTAAACATTTGAGTGTAAAGGCTGCTGGGCGTCTTCCAAACAAAAAGAACG CGTCACAAGCATTTAGTGCTCGACAAGCTCGAATCAAATGGGAATCAGTTTTACGAACCATTAATCGTGCAGCCCGAAGCAAACAAGCTGTCATAGAGTTGGAACGTGAACTTGAACGACTAATAGCGGAAAGGGAGGATCTAAGCAGAGAACTGGCCAATGTTCAGAGACGACAGAAAATCCAACCGACTCTTGATTTAGCTTCCGAAGAGGACACCCTATCTGCTAATTTGAATTACATTCAAGAGAACATCACTCAAGTACAGCATTCGATAATGGAATTGGAAGATGGCAAAGAAACGGTGAACGAATCTCAAGCGCTGAACAGTATGATTGAGGATGTTCAAACGGTGGAAGaggcgaaatttttgatcgagAAGTTGAGTAATTCGGCAATATTACAGACCTGTGATATTGCTTTAACAAATAGTCGTTTGAGCGAGCGTGAAGCGATATTGAACGAG GTGCAACAAGAAAGCCAAATCCAACAACAACTTCTGCAACACGTTCTATCGAATAATCCGAGTGTGAATATTTCGGATACATTTTTGCCCCACTCACAATATCTAACCAGTAACATAGCTTACCTGCAACCAAACAACACTGGAATCGAACGTATTTCAGAACATGGGAATAAAATTTTGCCAAGCTCTCCGTCCAGTCGAAGTACTTCACCGCATCCAGA TGACTCTTCTTTAAAGACGCCCAAAGTACGACGAAGAACTGCTCTTCCGCAGGATCTCTTGTTCGGCGATGTTTCGGATAAA AATGAGATGACTCGGTCATTTAATCAACCAGAAAACAGCCGAAGTTTTATACCGCTGGCACGAGTTCCGAGCGCACCTGGGTCCTTGAA TTCAATAGCAATGTTCGATTGGTTTTGGTTAATAGATAATGGAAGTGATTCCGAACGATGTTGTGTTGGTGTAGCCGATAATTCTGATTTTGTTTCTGCTAATTGTCTTAACTGTTCTAAATCTGTTTGTATTTAA
- the LOC119075606 gene encoding kinesin-like protein KIF21A isoform X5 encodes MAEDEMDTSVRVAVRIRPQIPRELIDMCRMCTTVTPNEPQIILGADKAFTFDFVFDTFIQQAEIYNSAVDRLVEGSLKGYNATVLAYGQTGSGKTYTMGTGFETDVHENFEGIIPRAVRHIFAGIERLQQNPYDGNGECLGNIQFSVAAQFMELYNEDIIDLLDPYNKSKVYKIHEDLAGGIAVTGATIKPLNGPTDAMRCLQQGALARTTASTQMNAQSSRSHALFTILIRRQRVISCEESGMPEDDLETLTSKFHFVDLAGSERLKRTGATGERAREGISINCGLLSLGNVISALGDKSKKASHIPYRDSKLTRLLQDSLGGNSQTLMIACISPSDRDFMETLNTLKYANRARNIKNRVQINQDQSSRTISSLRREIAALQLELLEYKQGKRCVDAEGNTSITDAFQESAMLLADNKRMQQRIKAMQETINNLTERNVGLLTNKAVQDWSEAGSDKSVTDLISGYLQEIEKLQARLIESDQMYQQLKKSINSPRNPAFIKAGRSDDVDVVIGIAKKELEKERETLMSRSLPGIENNANERGENDSDSDSDSESEDCGEMQAELNDLSSDIELKTKLIEQLELSQNRLKIMKQHYEEKLNVLNSKIQNTQQERDQVLANMSMEAGVGGITNSLYDKSDKIKKVRDEYERKISDMQKELRKLQSAQKEHVRQQRELQSQDSQLRTLKNDLFEMKSAKIKLMRKMTEENNRHREEDGRKNKEISKLRKEARKQLNTIKSLEAQQAAKDQILKRRSEQVNALKKDKTKHLSVKAAGRLPNKKNASQAFSARQARIKWESVLRTINRAARSKQAVIELERELERLIAEREDLSRELANVQRRQKIQPTLDLASEEDTLSANLNYIQENITQVQHSIMELEDGKETVNESQALNSMIEDVQTVEEAKFLIEKLSNSAILQTCDIALTNSRLSEREAILNEVQQESQIQQQLLQHVLSNNPSVNISDTFLPHSQYLTSNIAYLQPNNTGIERISEHGNKILPSSPSSRSTSPHPDDSSLKTPKVRRRTALPQDLLFGDVSDKNYQ; translated from the exons ATGGCCGAAGATGAGATGGACACGTCTGTACGGGTGGCCGTTAG AATTCGGCCACAAATCCCACGTGAACTGATTGATATGTGCCGTATGTGCACAACTGTCACACCGAATGAGCCACAAATAATTCTTGGTGCCGACAAAGCATTCACATTCGACTTTGTATTTGATACATTCATCCAGCAAGCTGAAATATACAACAGTGCTGTGGATCGGTTGGTGGAGGGATCGCTGAAAGGTTATAACGCAACAGTGTTAGCCTATGGACAA ACGGGATCGGGGAAAACCTATACAATGGGAACGGGTTTCGAAACAGATGtccatgaaaattttgaaggaaTAATACCAAGAGCTGTACGACATATATTCGCCGGTATCGAAAGATTACAACAAAATCCCTACGACGGAAATGGAGAATGTCTGGGCAATATTCAATTTAGTGTAGCCGCTCAATTTATGGAGTTATATAATGAAGACATTATTGACTTGCTGGATCCTTACAATAAG TCAAAGGTTTACAAGATCCATGAAGACCTTGCTGGTGGTATTGCCGTCACAGGTGCTACAATCAAACCATTAAACGGACCTACTGATGCCATGAG ATGTCTGCAGCAAGGAGCGCTGGCTCGGACAACAGCTTCTACACAAATGAACGCACAATCGTCCCGAAGTCATGCTTTGTTTACCATTTTGATTCGTCGACAGCGAGTGATTTCATGTGAAGAAAGTGGAATGCCAGAGGATGACTTGGAAACTTTAACATCGAAGTTCCATTTCGTCGATTTGGCTGGCTCAGAAAGGTTGAAGCGGACTGGTGCCACAGGTGAAAGAGCCCGTGAgggaatttcaattaattgcgGATTATTGTCTTTGGGCAATGTCATATCCGCATTAGGCGATAAGTCGAAAAAGGCCTCACACATTCCCTACAGAGACTCGAAGCTGACGCGACTGCTTCAAGACTCGTTGGGGGGAAATAGTCAAACTCTTATGATCGCTTGCATTTCGCCCAGTGATCGTGACTTCATGGAAACACTTAACACACTCAAGTATGCTAACCGAGCGAGGAATATTAAGAATCGCGTCCAAATCAACCAAGATCAAAGTTCGCGAACGATTTCGTCGTTGCGCAGAGAAATTGCAGCACTTCAATTGGAATTATTGGAATATAAACAGGGAAAACGATGCGTTGACGCTGAAGGCAATACATCGATAACGGACGCATTTCAAGAATCGGCTATGTTGTTAGCGGATAACAAGCGAATGCAGCAACGGATCAAGGCGATGCAAGagacaataaataatttaacagAACGAAATGTCGGTTTGCTCACAAACAAAGCCGTTCAAGATTGGAGTGAAGCCGGTTCAGACAAATCCGTTACGGATTTGATAAGTGGATATTTACAGGAAATTGAAAAGCTACAGGCTCGCCTTATTGAATCAGATCAAATGTACCAGCAACTCAAAAAATCCATCAACAGCCCGAGAAATCCAGCGTTCATAAAGGCAGGTAGAAGTG ATGATGTTGATGTTGTTATTGGTATAGCCAAAAAAGAGTTGGAAAAGGAACGTGAAACTCTAATGTCTCGTTCTTTACCTGGAATTGAGAACAATGCTAACGAACGTGGTGAGAATGATTCGGATTCGGACAGTGATTCAGAATCTGAAGATTGTG GCGAAATGCAAGCTGAACTGAACGACCTAAGCTCAGACATCGaattaaaaaccaaattaaTCGAACAACTGGAATTATCACaaaatcgattgaaaataatgaaacagCACTATGAAGAGAAACTCAATGTtttgaattcgaaaattcagaaCACTCAACAAGAACGAGATCAAGTACTGGCGAACATGTCCATGGAAGCGG GCGTTGGTGGAATTACGAATTCATTGTACGACAAATCGGACAAAATAAAGAAAGTTCGCGATGAGTACGAACGAAAAATATCAGATATGCAAAAAGAGTTGCGCAAGCTGCAATCAGCACAAAAGGAGCACGTAAGACAGCAACGTGAATTACAATCCCAGGATTCTCAATTGCGTACTTTGAAGAACGACCTGTTCGAGATGAAGTCGGCCAAG ATAAAATTGATGCGCAAGATGACTGAAGAGAATAATCGTCACAGGGAAGAGGACGGAcggaaaaacaaagaaatttccaAGCTTCGAAAGGAAGCTCGGAAGCAATTAAATACCATCAAGTCACTGGAAGCTCAACAAGCAGCGAAGGATCAG ATATTAAAACGACGATCCGAACAGGTGAACGCATTGAAAAAAGACAAAACTAAACATTTGAGTGTAAAGGCTGCTGGGCGTCTTCCAAACAAAAAGAACG CGTCACAAGCATTTAGTGCTCGACAAGCTCGAATCAAATGGGAATCAGTTTTACGAACCATTAATCGTGCAGCCCGAAGCAAACAAGCTGTCATAGAGTTGGAACGTGAACTTGAACGACTAATAGCGGAAAGGGAGGATCTAAGCAGAGAACTGGCCAATGTTCAGAGACGACAGAAAATCCAACCGACTCTTGATTTAGCTTCCGAAGAGGACACCCTATCTGCTAATTTGAATTACATTCAAGAGAACATCACTCAAGTACAGCATTCGATAATGGAATTGGAAGATGGCAAAGAAACGGTGAACGAATCTCAAGCGCTGAACAGTATGATTGAGGATGTTCAAACGGTGGAAGaggcgaaatttttgatcgagAAGTTGAGTAATTCGGCAATATTACAGACCTGTGATATTGCTTTAACAAATAGTCGTTTGAGCGAGCGTGAAGCGATATTGAACGAG GTGCAACAAGAAAGCCAAATCCAACAACAACTTCTGCAACACGTTCTATCGAATAATCCGAGTGTGAATATTTCGGATACATTTTTGCCCCACTCACAATATCTAACCAGTAACATAGCTTACCTGCAACCAAACAACACTGGAATCGAACGTATTTCAGAACATGGGAATAAAATTTTGCCAAGCTCTCCGTCCAGTCGAAGTACTTCACCGCATCCAGA TGACTCTTCTTTAAAGACGCCCAAAGTACGACGAAGAACTGCTCTTCCGCAGGATCTCTTGTTCGGCGATGTTTCGGATAAA AATTATCAATGA